The Aspergillus fumigatus Af293 chromosome 7, whole genome shotgun sequence genome includes the window CTAGTTTTGCGTTGCTATCAGCCTCTCACCCAGGTAAGCCAGCACGTCGAAAGATAAGTAAGCAAATCTGTGGCCTAGTGGGCGAAGTGGTGATGGATGCGCGTCGCCGGAATCCACCCTCTTAGCCTATAGGCCCCTTTGGATAATATGAGCAATTGCTTTACCTATCGTTGTCCTCAGGATAGGCTGTCTTTGAGTCCATATGTGGCTTGGTCTTGAAATTTGACATCACAAACATATCAATCAGCTAAGCTGAGCAAAGAGGAATGGCCTCCACAACATCAGCATGCTTCACTGTAGGCTCAGGGCCTGATAATGGCGTACGGAATATCCGCTTCGGCCACTTTATCAGAAGGATTAAATGGCATTGGACTCCATGTGGTCTCGTGGTTCGTCAGCGGCTGAATATCTCTGCTGCTTCTGATTGAGACCATTTCCGAAAAAAGCATGCAGGAGGTGATTCTGCCTGAGTTATACTTTCAAGAAGTTTGTCTCTTTGCACCAGCCTTCATTGTCAGCGAGAGGTACTCGGAGCAGATCAGTATGAAGGTTCTCGGCCTCCATCCTTGTAAGCCTGCCATCTCTGCTGCCTCTTCTTATGTACATTCCGTGCCTGCGGCATCGGCTTGCGATGAATCGTACTTAGTAGGGGGGACGTCTGCGTGATATTTGAGAAGCAGATATCGAATATCTGCAGTCTGATTGGCGAAACTCATGATTTTGTTTTTGTTGATGGCCCTCTGAGATGTGGACCGGCAAAAGGTATGTGTGTGTCGGGGGCCGAGGAGAGAGACCAATACAAGGAAAGAACAGAAGATGACAAGTGGAACATAAAATCTCACTGATAGTACCATCTGCACTTCAAATAGCCTAGTCAGTCATGCTGTTGTTTGACCTGAAACTTTGAGGTTTAACTCCTTCCACGGCTCTTCTGCAAACTGTCTTACGAAGAATAAGCATCTGTGACCGCCCCTCTAGACACTGAGCACTAGAGCGTTGTTGAGGCATCCCTCAAGAGTAAAGCCTCCGCCGGAGCCTGGCACGGCGTTTTGGTCCAGGAAGAGGTGTCAGTGCGTAAAGTCCAATATTTGTCCATCTGTACCACATCTCTATCGTACCTACTGAGAACGAAGGTCAGTCTGGTCAAGAGGCCAGTCGGAGGGACCGTAGTCTATGCCGAGATGCTAATCATTCAGCGTTATTACAACACCCCGTGTGTTGGCAATGGAAAAGCCAATCCTGGAACACCCCGATGTCTCAGGAATGCTTGAATATCGAATTAACGATGTGCGAAGCAAGCAGCACTTAGAGCAGAGAGGCTAGACCACTGTTCAGTCGTCTTGTTCTTGGCTTCCATATGATTTGAGAATTGTTCAATTTGAGGAACGTACAAGAGACTTCGTTTAGCTTCAGCGGTCATGAGATGACCACGATGAGCGACAAGCTGGAGCCCCTTGCAATTGTTGGCATGAAGTGGCGGTTCTCTGGCGAGGCGAACTCAGCCAGCGGCTTTTGGGATGTTCTTACCAATGCGAGATCAGCTAAATCTCGCATCCAAGCGGATCGCTTCAACGTCGACGCACACTATCATCCATCAGCCGATCGGAATGGATCAGTAAGTGCATTTAATATCCCGTGGCAATCAGACGCCGAGAGTCTCCGCAGATCATTAAGGAAGGACACTTCCTGAAAGAGGGCATTGCCGCTTCGATGCGCCCTTCTTCTCAATGGCAGCAGCGGAGGCAGAGAGCATGGACCCTCAGCATCGCATTCTTCTGGAGGTCACTTATGAGGCGTTTAAGAATGCTGGGTCGCACTGAAGTCTGGACAAAGTATGTTGGACACGCTGACAGGACTCAGCCGGGATGCCGATCGAATCCGTGGCCGGCAACCAATCCACAAGTGTGAGTCAACAGAACGATGGCCatttacagagtacagaAAGCAAGTTGGTTGTAGCATGGTTGGCTGCTTTACTTGAGACCGAAATCCACACCATGTCCCGTACGTGTCAACTGGTTGTGGTGCCTGCATGCTGGCGACCCGACTTATCGTAGTTCCATGACCTGCAAGGACCGTCTTTGTTGACATCGCATGCTCATCGAATCTGGTGGGGCTTCGTCACCGTACATGCAAATGTACATGTACGAGGACAGTTGGGAGCTTCGGGATCCGGCTCGTCTTCTACTCACTCAAGACTCTATTACAGCCACTTTTGAGAAAACGCAATTTTGCTCTAAAAAGCTAGATCCTCGGCGTAACGCCTCATCTCCAAAGCCATGATCTATCGGCAGGGTGCGCAGTTCTACAGTCTGACCATTGTGACAGATGCCAACATACTCAAACATGTAAAATCACCATATTCGCCAAAGTGGATTCAAT containing:
- a CDS encoding putative polyketide synthase, whose amino-acid sequence is MTTMSDKLEPLAIVGMKWRFSGEANSASGFWDVLTNARSAKSRIQADRFNVDAHYHPSADRNGSIIKEGHFLKEGIAASMRPSSQWQQRRQRAWTLSIAFFWRSLMRRLRMLGLSRDADRIPWLAALLETEIHTMSRTCQLVVVPACWRPDLS